A single genomic interval of Anopheles marshallii chromosome 2, idAnoMarsDA_429_01, whole genome shotgun sequence harbors:
- the LOC128708657 gene encoding uncharacterized protein LOC128708657: protein MMEGGDINNFLFDQDDWPEEDFMSLLKMDDTMLFSEPSTNNGGGTDELDDIMRQLNYSYSTETYLGEQQVTSPLSSHSSSDQDFHGFPSTTDGGSSSASLDGYFDEGYAVRMQDSPPMKSELASVDFNMLNVLEPGSPTEQGVISSAASDSGLSSDHLDLDPNAEYEALSPGMSSPGPSISERGGQNSPPRYMKTVQNQGTETPQTIPHVQLAASQPVLTQMIVTGQPTTQTTVPARAEKLVTKAIVTNATTGMNPQPMKTSPSKMSTATVYQQSAGVKSLISNGPKRIFASANRNTTVSGATPQQIVSNGKELKIIRMATMKNGQTVAVASGLTAASTTTSNKKVTLQLKNSATNMKTAGVSGTVIPKNVVLTSSSANSCSPGTTTVPGVRKVIRMQQQTQQNGRQILVPVTIQDLRTIKIVNSNNMKNKSANIKLAAANMLQQSKQGLIQKNMVLSKDQLLIDDGLSDAAPSSSDSESYVFEDIMEQSNSVIAEVERQQKHIISDSDVEPDGDDGDDDDVDMDDIGKGRNQNGTYQKLMLTAEEKRLLAKEGISLPTSYPLTKHEERELKRIRRKIRNKISAQDSRKRKKEYVDGLEERVKQCTEENQNLVKRIKILQSQNHDLVSQMKRIQSLLTKGTSKTTQPATCLMVLLISMALVAVPNLKLGNTATQQNIQDSIEMSELMQEVANDKLQVQQSRRSLLFDTKEQAHGSDEELNFEEIMSSFNANSLIANEHDYFSEADGRSGNEPPSAKRSKLMTTTLIDYDVDDDVWNGGNKIRIKQEAAGSMSPDSSTSTLGSNNQLFEQQVRLFQSTLQKSIRDEENVVADFARDNINSQVIVDRELFDLVGKHDNGLLYEMNHNTFAGLQTKGVNDVNGIDLLGGGVRSEPTVVVNADSTAGEPNEARKVNASQQIQQQNNKRKLLL, encoded by the exons CAGGACGATTGGCCGGAGGAAGATTTCATGAGCTTGCTGAAGATGGATGATACAATGCTGTTCAGCGAACCGTCCACCAACAATGGCGGCGGTACGGACGAGCTGGACGATATTATGCGACAGCTCAACTATAGTTACTCCACCGAGACGTATCTGGGCGAGCAACAGGTCACATCACCGCTGTCGTCCCATTCGTCCTCGGATCAAGATTTCCACGGATTCCCAAGCACAACCGATGGCGGCAGCAGTAGTGCGTCACTGGATGGGTATTTCGACGAGGGTTACGCGGTACGCATGCAGGACTCTCCGCCCATGAAGTCGGAACTAGCGAGCGTAGACTTCAACATGCTAAACGTACTGGAACCGGGCAGCCCAACCGAACAAGGGGTCATCTCTTCGGCTGCCTCTGACAGTGGACTGTCAAGCGATCATCTTGATCT GGACCCGAACGCGGAATATGAGGCACTCAGTCCCGGTATGTCTTCACCCGGTCCGTCCATTAGTGAACGCGGTGGCCAGAATTCACCGCCTCGTTATATGAAAACAGTCCAGAATCAGGGCACGGAAACACCTCAAACTATTCCACATGTCCAGCTTGCTGCATCGCAACCGGTCCTAACGCAAATGATAGTTACGGGCCAACCAACGACACAAACAACGGTACCGGCTCGTGCTGAAAAGTTGGTTACTAAAGCGATTGTTACTAATGCAACAACCGGCATGAATCCGCAACCGATGAAAACTTCCCCGAGCAAAATGTCTACGGCGACCGTGTACCAACAGTCGGCGGGAGTAAAATCATTGATTAGCAACGGTCCCAAGAGGATTTTTGCATCGGCCAATAGAAATACCACGGTATCTGGTGCCACGCCGCAGCAGATCGTAAGCAACGGCAAAGAGCTCAAGATAATCCGTATGGCAACGATGAAAAACGGTCAAACGGTTGCAGTTGCCAGTGGACTTACGGCGGCCAGTACGACGACCAGTAACAAAAAGGTTACCTTGCAGTTGAAGAACTCAGCGACGAACATGAAAACGGCCGGTGTCAGCGGCACGGTTATTCCCAAGAATGTGGTTCTGACTTCGTCGTCGGCTAATTCGTGCAGCCccggcaccaccaccgttcCCGGTGTGCGCAAAGTTATCCgcatgcagcagcaaacgcaacagAATGGACGCCAGATACTTGTCCCGGTAACGATTCAAGATCTCCGAACGATTAAGATCGTCAACTCGAACAATATGAAGAATAAGTCGGCCAACATCAAGCTGGCTGCGGCTAACATGCTGCAACAGTCAAAGCAGGGTCTAATACAGAAGAACATGGTGCTAAGCAAGGATCAGCTGCTGATTGATGACGGTCTGTCGGACGCTGCGCCGAGTTCGTCCGATTCGGAAAGCTACGTGTTTGAGGACATCATGGAGCAGAGTAACTCGGTGATTGCCGAGGTAGAACGCCAGCAGAAGCATATCATCAGCGATTCCGACGTCGAACCGGACGgggacgatggtgatgatgacgacgtCGATATGGATGACATTGGTAAAGGACGCAATCAGAACGGAACGTACCAGAAGCTGATGTTGACGGCGGAGGAGAAACGCCTGTTGGCGAAGGAAGGCATCTCCCTACCGACCAGCTATCCGCTAACCAAACACGAGGAGCGTGAGCTGAAGCGCATTCGGCGAAAAATTCGCAACAAAATCTCGGCCCAGGATTCACGCAAGCGCAAGAAGGAGTACGTCGACGGACTGGAGGAAAG AGTGAAACAGTGTACTGAAGAGAACCAGAATTTGGTGAAACGAATCAAGATTCTGCAGAGCCAAAATCACGACCTCGTTAGCCAGATGAAACGCATCCAGTCGCTGCTGACGAAGGGCACAAGTAAGACCACACAGCCTGCCACCTGTCTTATGGTGCTGTTGATCAGCATGGCTCTCGTGGCCGTTCCAAACCTTAAGCTTGGAAACACGgccacacagcaaaacattcaAGACTCGATAGAGATGTCTGAGCTGATGCAGGAAGTGGCAAACGATAAGCTGCAGGTGCAGCAGAGTCGTCGCTCGTTACTATTCGACACCAAGGAGCAAGCCCATGGCAGCGATGAggagttgaactttgaggAGATCATGTCCTCGTTCAACGCGAACTCGTTGATCGCGAATGAGCACGACTATTTCAGCGAGGCTGATGGTCGTTCCGGCAACGAACCACCCTCAGCGAAGCGCTCGAAGCTGATGACCACCACACTTATAGACTACGATGTGGACGATGACGTTTGGAACGGTGGAAACAAGATCCGCATCAAGCAGGAAGCGGCGGGATCAATGTCACCAGACAGCAGTACCAGTACCCTCGGCAGCAACAACCAGCTGTTTGAGCAGCAAGTGCGTTTATTCCAGTCCACTTTGCAGAAGAGTATTCGTGACGAAGAGAATGTTGTGGCGGATTTCGCACGGGACAACATCAACAGCCAGGTGATTGTGGATCGCGAGTTGTTCGATTTGGTCGGCAAGCACGATAACGGATTGTTGTACGAGATGAACCACAATACGTTCGCGGGTCTGCAGACGAAGGGCGTGAATGATGTGAACGGTATCGATCTGCTTGGTGGTGGAGTCCGTTCCGAACCAACCGTCGTTGTTAATGCCGACTCGACAGCGGGTGAGCCGAACGAAGCACGAAAGGTGAACGCTTCGCAGCAGattcagcagcaaaacaacaagcgTAAGTTGCTGCTctaa
- the LOC128708210 gene encoding vacuolar protein sorting-associated protein 33B: MESSCISKLLGFRQIAQEKLQHIFYSIPSEKDLIIEPALIKPLEHVCGASWLRKKGIDKIFKFDPKNPPPKRKQFVYFITSNLLTFKSVLDQISGYQSQTSSLMEPDMRNKQFHVLVLPSVLASFEHLLEEEGLHGVVELYNFQWDFLQLDESILSLELPNVFADVFVRKDTTPLGSIAQSIRIFNLVMGKPHLVFSLGENAEKILQMVQRMECNSKQGKENIKAGPMEAKDPEYAAMLILDRDRDYPACLLTPVVYCGLLLEIQNLNSGSLSVDGDSNKIKLGKLAFLQQQPDRTQPESTTKQEATSLRMSGTQDMIYLEHRYRHFSEVISLLSAQAKSLGLEGKAYTREMKLQEMKDYVTNKLPKVAAAKKELFKHLRLCETIVEEIGANFEKHQMIEESILTNTNRKQIMNYILELLSSDAHKYNTLRLICLYHVTIGLTGEDMTKLMTAFLNAFGYRYLAVFYNLFQARLFPDTTNLSKTKILSQISIPTMKTPFQIEANKLKQLPTDANESVPTAGSDRDGGLAGVSSGGINVGGKACSSYVFNGNYIPLVTQLTHMIFAASSFDNLNTRLGHLERLKVSGRVLQGSNQPSVDTFASPKTIKELSASSHKAALNQLFPLQVKTMFIFIVGGITYAEIAACHLLERTLGAKIVLSSDRIIAGHDLIESAVNC, translated from the exons ATGGAGTCTTCGTGCATTAGCAAATTACTCGGTTTCCGGCAGATAGCGCAGGAAAAGCTTCAACATATCTTCTATTCCATACCATCGGAGAAGGATCTCATCATCGAACCGGCTCTAATCAAACCGCTGGAGCATGTATGCGGAGCATCCTGGCTGAG GAAGAAAGGCATCGATAAGATATTTAAATTCGACCCGAAAAATCCACCCCCAAAGAGGAAACAATTCGTTTACTTTATCACCTCGAATTTGCTTACATTCAAAAGCGTATTGGACCAAATCAGTGGCTACCAGAGCCAAACGAGTAGCCTGATGGAACCGGACATGCGTAACAAACAGTTCCACGTGCTGGTGCTACCATCGGTGCTGGCCAGCTTCGAACATTTGCTGGAGGAAGAAGGACTGCATGGCGTGGTTGAGCTGTACAACTTCCAGTGGGACTTTCTGCAGCTGGACGAATCGATCCTTAGCCTCGAACTACCAAACGTGTTCGCCGATGTATTCGTACGCAAGGACACAACGCCGCTCGGTTCGATCGCGCAAAGCATACGCATCTTCAATCTCGTTATGGGCAAACCACATTTGGTGTTTAGCTTGGGAGAGAATGCGGAGAAAATACTGCAAATGGTGCAGCGCATGgaatgcaacagcaaacaggGGAAAGAGAACATCAAAGCAGGCCCAATGGAAGCAAAGGATCCCGAGTATGCGGCCATGCTAATACTGGACCGTGACCGGGACTATCCCGCCTGCTTGCTGACACCGGTCGTGTACTGTGGGTTACTGCTCGAAATACAGAATCTCAACTCCGGTTCGCTCTCAGTGGACGGCGATAGCAACAAAATCAAGCTCGGTAAGCTGGCTTTCTTGCAACAGCAGCCAGACCGAACGCAGCCCGAGAGCACTACGAAACAGGAAGCAACTAGCTTACGCATGAGCGGAACGCAGGATATGATCTATCTCGAGCACAGATATCGCCACTTCTCCGAGGTCATCAGTTTGCTTAGCGCGCAGGCAAAATCGCTCGGTTTGGAGGGGAAGGCGTACACGCGGGAAATGAAGCTTCAAGAAATGAAGGACTACGTCACGAACAAGCTGCCGAAGGTGGCCGCCGCCAAGAAGGAGCTGTTCAAACATCTACGCCTGTGCGAAACGATCGTGGAGGAAATTGGAGCAAATTTTGAGAAGCATCAAATGATAGAGGAAAGCATCCTAACCAACACGAACCGAAAGCAAATAATGAACTACATCCTCGAGCTGTTGAGTAGCGATGCGCACAAGTACAACACGCTGCGGCTGATCTGTCTGTACCACGTTACGATAGGTCTGACCGGGGAAGATATGACGAAGCTCATGACCGCCTTCCTGAACGCGTTCGGCTATCGCTATCTAGCCGTGTTTTACAATCTGTTCCAGGCGCGCCTCTTTCCCGACACAACGAATCTCAGCAAAACGAAGATCCTCTCGCAAATCTCTATTCCCACCATGAAGACACCGTTTCAGATCGAAGCGAACAAACTGAAACAGTTGCCCACGGACGCGAACGAATCCGTTCCAACTGCCGGGAGCGACCGTGACGGTGGCCTAGCGGGTGTCTCATCCGGTGGCATCAATGTGGGAGGAAAGGCCTGTTCCAGTTACGTATTTAACGGTAATTACATTCCACTCGTAACACAGCTAACGCACATGATATTTGCCGCGTCCAGCTTCGACAATCTCAACACCCGATTGGGCCACCTGGAACGGTTGAAGGTATCGGGGCGCGTGCTGCAAGGAAGCAACCAACCGTCGGTTGACACGTTCGCTTCACCCAAAACGATCAAGGAACTGTCGGCCAGCAGCCATAAGGCAGCGCTAAATCAGCTGTTTCCGTTGCAGGTGAAAACGATGTTCATCTTCATCGTTGGCGGGATTACGTACGCGGAAATAGCTGCATGCCACCTGCTCGAGCGCACGCTAGGAGCCAAAATTGTGCTCTCTTCCGATCGCATCATTGCAGGGCACGATCTGATAGAAAGTGCTGTAAATTGTTAA
- the LOC128716829 gene encoding uncharacterized protein LOC128716829, whose product MADNRDSIRCRKSSNPYTRQDLKNAINLIVDRGTSIRRAAFVCNVPRTTLSTYLKSLKHGKISKLLPQEEQALYQWMTDCCKRGFSIKKRNVETAAEALVQKNMPARSHPFQDTEFGRRCYQKFVKRWLSIDRVKDRKHLGAIMDWYLHIESYLNETNLFDILNHPARVFLCDELRFRERVEMNESVRTLLKKMTMLYTFSADGQHLSPLLVYPYRRDVPPHIVQAAPKNCAIVAHEYGQVTPKTFAAYLDKVVDKFVTTHNIPKPVLMFVDESQVDLTLHLHNTCKRLGIILIGLSAAQVVKPTANAFNDICNGWEQELPKWETDNGCEFTLAACAGLMQQINQRYIKSTVLVKDFADSNLCPWNRPIREPIADIAVAMNDDMEPEEEDDDDIEIEHFLENVDGWSDGDDNEEDLDLEDDVHMDEFNDLDGDDEEKDAIKNKADEGKDGSVNKNAPKPSTGDSASTELAKPAPVTEDKPKLTDAGCSKPVEKPNGNATTDGKAPQIGSNSETDDNEDGPPDDIDISINFIDFKRAIGSELTEKFERKLEIENRLPLANHAENVLFDIYRQFRCDIVTDSDDDYDIVEVGDD is encoded by the exons ATGGCGG aTAACCGCGATAGTATCCGTTGTCGCAAATCATCCAACCCGTACACCAGGCAAGACTTGAAGAACGCCATTAATTTGATCGTTGATCGCGGCACCTCGATTCGCCGGGCGGCTTTCGTTTGCAATGTGCCGCGCACCACACTGTCGACCTATTTGAAGTCGCTAAAGCACGGCAAAATAAGCAAACTGTTGCCACAGGAAGAGCAAGCCCTGTACCAGTGGATGACCGACTGCTGCAAAAGGGGCTTTTCGATCAAGAAACGTAACGTGGAAACGGCAGCGGAAGCACTTGTCCAGAAGAATATGCCTGCCCGCTCCCATCCATTCCAGGATACAGAGTTTGGACGGCGATGCTATCAGAAATTCGTGAAAAGATGGCTTTCCATTGATCGCGTCAAAGATCGCAAACATCTCGGTGCCATAATGGATTGGTATCTGCACATCGAAAGCTACCTGAACGAAACGAATTTGTTCGACATTTTAAACCATCCGGCGCGTGTATTTCTGTGCGATGAATTGCGCTTCCGCGAGCGGGTCGAAATGAATGAGAGCGTGCGGACGTTGCTGAAAAAGATGACCATGCTCTACACCTTCTCGGCGGACGGGCAACATCTCTCGCCGCTGCTCGTATACCCGTACCGACGCGACGTTCCACCGCACATAGTGCAGGCGGCTCCGAAAAACTGTGCCATAGTAGCCCACGAGTATGGACAAGTGACGCCAAAGACGTTCGCCGCCTACCTGGACAAGGTGGTGGATAAGTTTGTGACAACGCATAACATTCCCAAACCGGTGCTGATGTTTGTGGACGAATCGCAGGTAGACCTGACACTGCACCTGCACAACACCTGCAAGCGGCTGGGCATCATACTGATCGGTTTATCGGCCGCCCAGGTCGTGAAGCCTACTGCGAATGCATTTAACGATATCTGCAACGGATGGGAACAGGAGCTTCCCAAGTGGGAAACGGACAATGGGTGCGAGTTTACATTGGCTGCGTGCGCTGGACTCATGCAGCAAATCAACCAAAGATACATCAAAAGCACGGTGCTGGTGAAAGATTTCGCTGACAGTAATTTGTGCCCCTGGAATCGGCCCATCCGTGAGCCGATCGCTGATATTGCGGTCGCAATGAATGACGATATGGAGCCGGAAGAAGAGGACGACGACGATATTGAAATTGAACATTTCCTAGAGAATGTTGACGGCTGGTCAGATGGGGACGATAATGAAGAAGACTTGGATTTGGAAGACGATGTGCACATGGATGAATTCAACGACCTGGACGGCGATGACGAGGAAAAGGATGCAATCAAGAACAAAGCTGACGAAGGTAAAGACGGGAGCGTTAATAAGAACGCACCGAAACCTAGCACAGGCGATTCTGCTTCAACAGAGCTTGCAAAGCCGGCTCCGGTTACCGAAGATAAGCCCAAGCTTACCGATGCTGGCTGTTCGAAGCCAGTTGAGAAGCCTAATGGGAATGCTACCACCGATGGGAAAGCACCGCAAATAGGCTCCAATTCAGAGACGGATGATAACGAGGATGGACCACCGGACGATATCGACATTAGTATTAATTTCATCGATTTCAAACGTGCCATTGGTAGTGAGCTTACGGAGAAGTTTGAACGCAAACTTGAGATCGAAAACCGTCTACCGCTGGCTAACCATGCCGAGAATGTACTGTTTGACATTTATCGTCAATTTCGTTGCGACATCGTCACTGATAGTGATGATGATTACGACATCGTCGAAGTAGGCGACGATTGA
- the LOC128707467 gene encoding JNK1/MAPK8-associated membrane protein, with translation MLKSADKCPGLYCGRTVLANSSLSECGACLRGFRVNAQYVCSPCEKDLTSHDWLYLGFMTILPLIIHWFCIDLNAHLRKFTKGELILHASACVEVFLSAFLTIWFTDPIWQLRINSCGVQKLSDWYTLFHNPTPNYETTLYCTQEAVYPLQTMIFVFYLFCVTFMMIIRPGLNVKFLPYRGKLAVYYALYIFPMLALLHAVAGGLIYYSFPYLSILISVVSNALHFSIKLDQTMKSLLETSISQMRNATIILGHWILLAYGIISIPYEISFFSLLLVPVPALFYIFTAKYTDPDNFK, from the exons ATGTTGAAATCGGCAGACAAGTGTCCAGGATTGTACTGTGGACGTACCGTCCTCGCAAACAGCTCACTCAGTGAGTGTGGAGCGTGTTTGCGAGGGTTTCGAGTAAACGCGCAGTACGTTTGCTCGCCGTGTGAAAAGGATCTTACCTCCCACGATTGGTTATATTTGGGTTTTATGACCATCCTTCCGTTGATTATTCACTGGTTTTGCATCGATTTGAACGCTCACTTGCGGAA ATTTACCAAAGGAGAGCTAATTCTGCACGCCAGTGCATGTGTGGAGGTGTTTCTATCCGCATTTCTTACCATTTGGTTTACCGATCCTATTTGGCAGCTGCGGATAAATTCGTGCGGCGTACAGAAACTTTCGGACTGGTATACACTCTTCCACAATCCAACGCCCAACTATGAGACGACGCTGTACTGCACACAGGAAGCTGTCTATCCGCTGCAGACGATGATATTCGTGTTCTATCTGTTCTGCGTAACTTTCATGATGATCATTCGCCCGGgattaaatgtaaaatttttgCCATATCGGGGCAAGTTGGCCGTTTACTATGCGCTGTACATTTTCCCGATGTTGGCTCTGCTTCATGCCGTCGCCGGTGGGCTAATCT ATTATTCCTTCCCGTATCTGAGTATCCTTATTTCGGTCGTGTCCAATGCGCTACACTTTTCGATCAAACTGGATCAAACGATGAAATCACTGCTCGAGACGTCTATTTCTCAAATGAGGAATGCCACCATCATTC TTGGCCATTGGATCCTGTTGGCGTACGGGATAATTTCCATACCCTACgaaatttcattcttttctctGCTGCTAGTGCCTGTACCGGCACTGTTCTACATATTCACTGCAAAGTACACAGATCCAGACAATTTCAAGTAG
- the LOC128706850 gene encoding myelin expression factor 2, which translates to MDNDSDQNNRDRSRRGDRRSGGGSRFSNDRDRSRDRERSDCRRIYVSNVPYEYRWQDLKDLFRKEVGDVSFVELFHDENNKPRGCGIVEFEKPEHVQMALEKMNRYDINGRNLVIKEDYGNERDKYGRVVPKSFRGNENDNRRRDRDDDRMSGPSHGGSGGGGGGGGIVGGGGNVGGGVLGGGNLGGVSVGVGGSDFSQDYNTYGLSVKFLEGLGIQGPLHTKIFVANLDYKVDAKKLKQVFKLAGKIQSLDLSVDKDGNSRGFAVIEYDHPVEAVQAISMFDRQMLFDRRMTVRLDRLTEKSEMSRLPEGLKGIGIGLGPNGEPLKDVARNLPSLQQQNTALQGATLSNAAPTPVQPPLTASNLLNSAATSNLSGLNSNLAAQLSNVVGLSNLTGGLQSSLLSNAAAGLSNLGGLGGLGAAAAAAAGGVGGGLGGAGGGLGGGLGNSLSSALSGLGGSGNDGGLGSSFNQSYSSGFGNGGSNRGNDYDMGSSNVRNYSTAPNDDYGRNYGGINNGNRKISDTIIIRNMPPSWTWQTLRDKFRDVGEVKFAEIRGQDTGVVRFAKERDADVAIKLIDGTRFEGRTVDVNFF; encoded by the exons ATGGATAACGATAGTGATCAAAACAATCGCGACCGTTCGCGACGTGGTGATCGGCGTAGTGGCGGCGGATCACGCTTCAGCAACGATCGCGATCGGAGCCGTGACCGGGAGCGTAGCGATTGCCGGCGCATCTACGTATCGAACGTACCGTACGAGTACCGGTGGCAGGATCTGAAGGATCTATTTCGCAAAGAAGTCGGTGATGTGTCGTTCGTTGAGCTGTTCCACGATGAAAACAATAAGCCACGGGGTTGTGGTATCGTAGAGTTCGAAAAACCGGAACACGTCCAGATGGCACTGGAAAAGATGAACCGCTACGATATCAACGGCCGAAATTTGGTTATCAAGGAGGATTACGGCAACGAAAGGGACAAGTACGGCAGGGTAGTGCCGAAATCATTCCGAGGCAACGAAAACGACAACCGCCGTCGGGACCGTGATGACGATCGAAT GTCCGGACCATCGCACGGTGggagcggtggtggtggtggtggcggcggtatAGTAGGCGGCGGAGGCAATGTAGGTGGCGGTGTCCTCGGCGGTGGCAATCTCGGCGGCGTCAGTGTCGgtgttggtggtagtgatTTTTCGCAGGATTACAATACATACGGTCTGAGCGTAAAGTTCTTGGAGGGTTTAGGCATTCAAGGGCCGTTGCATACGAAGATTTTCGTCGCGAAT CTTGACTACAAAGTCGATGCGAAAAAGCTGAAGCAGGTGTTTAAATTGGCAGGCAAAATCCAAAGTCTCGATCTGTCTGTCGACAAGGATGGCAACAGCCGTGGGTTCGCAGTCATCGAGTACGATCATCCGGTCGAGGCCGTCCAAGCCATCTCGATGTTTGACCGACAAATGCTTTTCGACCGTCGTATGACTGTCCGGCTGGACCGTCTGACGGAAAAGAGCGAAATGAGCCGGCTGCCCGAGGGGCTGAAGGGTATCGGTATCGGATTGGGTCCGAACGGTGAACCGCTCAAGGATGTAGCACGCAATCTGCCATCATTACAGCAACAGAACACGGCACTGCAAGGTGCAACCTTGTCCAATGCTGCCCCGACACCCGTACAACCTCCGCTAACCGCAAGCAATTTGCTCAACTCTGCCGCGACCAGCAACCTATCTGGATTAAATTCGAATCTAGCGGCACAGCTCAGCAATGTGGTCGGTCTGTCAAATTTGACCGGCGGTTTGCAGAGCTCGCTGCTGTCGAACGCGGCCGCCGGTCTATCGAATCTTGGTGGTCTCGGAGGTTTGGGTGCTGCAGCGGCAGCGGCGGCAGGTGGTGTTGGCGGTGGTTTGGGTGGTGCCGGCGGTGGGCTCGGTGGAGGTCTCGGTAACAGCTTGTCCAGTGCGCTCAGTGGTCTTGGTGGTTCCGGTAATGACGGTGGGCTAGGTTCAAGCTTCAATCAAAGCTACTCTTCCGGCTTCGGTAATGGTGGTTCTAATCGGGGTAACGACTACGATATGGGATCATCAAACGTACGCAACTACAGCACAGCACCGAACGACGACTATGGCCGGAACTACGGAGGCATCAATAACGGCAATCGTAAGATTTCCGACACGATCATTATCCGCAAT ATGCCTCCTTCCTGGACCTGGCAAACACTGCGCGACAAGTTCCGGGATGTGGGAGAGGTAAAGTTTGCTGAAATTAGAGGACAGGACACCGGGGTCGTTCGTTTCGCCAAGGAACGTGATGCCGATGTTGCCATTA AACTCATCGATGGGACGCGCTTCGAAGGACGAACTGTGGAcgttaatttcttttaa
- the LOC128716845 gene encoding uncharacterized protein LOC128716845, which yields MLRNMFRLAYNKQKTLSRYYARKTRNPGIDRRAALLPENAKAEEYENLDDSEADFHQVHKSHKQFEAEQAQYRDRLQTWIVGNKYFKSKQLNFLTWSEKEQIRYLHSFDPEEWNIDKLTESFPADRYTIAKIVKTKWQPKDGKRMERHDAVVAENWQMFRSGRIRNIDPGFAQHLNKFMQRNVDKVNELRPNYESKPLYEIRPLPQGDFAAIVTSCKKYQSMKKDNESEQPLLTEDNDQSQRSDTRQPHMMRHVPEQQDSFLLGNVHNTQHVTLAEIKSRGDPSLTDHHRTPADGNLELDLGTGIVNKLETIHNKYESVALADSMYDARDEKQGSIKEFITIPKKLYKKGATYQMDDCFYDDDGEFLYRVPGMSRNTKQ from the coding sequence ATGCTGCGTAATATGTTCCGGTTGgcgtacaacaaacaaaaaacactgaGCCGTTACTACGCCAGAAAGACACGTAATCCTGGAATTGATCGGCGAGCCGCCCTACTGCCGGAAAACGCAAAAGCCGAAGAGTACGAGAATTTAGACGACAGTGAGGCTGACTTCCATCAAGTGCACAAAAGCCACAAGCAATTCGAGGCAGAACAGGCGCAATACCGGGATCGATTACAGACGTGGATCGTTGGAAATAAGTATTTCAAGTCGAAACAGTTAAACTTTCTCACCTGGTCCGAGAAGGAACAGATACGATATCTGCATAGTTTCGATCCGGAAGAATGGAATATTGATAAACTgacggaaagttttcccgCGGACAGATACACGATTGCCAAAATAGTAAAGACCAAATGGCAACCGAAGGATGGTAAACGCATGGAACGGCACGATGCGGTAGTGGCAGAAAACTGGCAAATGTTCCGAAGCGGCCGTATTAGGAATATTGATCCCGGCTTTGCGCAGCATTTGAACAAATTTATGCAGCGAAATGTTGATAAGGTGAACGAACTGCGTCCCAATTATGAATCGAAACCACTGTACGAAATCAGACCACTGCCACAGGGAGATTTTGCTGCCATAGTGACGAGctgtaaaaaatatcaatcgaTGAAGAAGGACAATGAATCTGAACAACCTCTCCTAACGGAGGACAACGATCAGTCACAGAGATCGGATACGCGTCAACCGCATATGATGCGGCATGTTCCCGAACAGCAGGACTCTTTTCTCCTGGGAAATGTGCACAATACGCAGCATGTAACATTGGCTGAAATCAAAAGTCGAGGGGATCCCTCGTTAACGGATCATCATCGCACACCTGCCGATGGTAATTTGGAGCTAGACCTAGGGACAGGCATTGTAAACAAGCTGGAAACTATTCACAATAAGTATGAAAGCGTAGCGCTCGCCGACTCTATGTACGATGCACGCGATGAAAAGCAAGGAAGTATAAAAGAGTTTATAACGATTCctaaaaaattgtataaaaaggGAGCTACTTATCAAATGGACGATTGTTTCTACGACGACGATGGAGAGTTCCTATATAGAGTGCCTGGTATGTCAAGGAACACGAAgcagtaa